A genome region from Sphingomonas sp. BGYR3 includes the following:
- a CDS encoding site-specific DNA-methyltransferase, whose product MADWSDLIVEAPPLYIQEKIHPKALVEDLKRATTRKAEPEAAPDLFADFNGIEPDQRTEFYAHDQHWSNRMILGDGLKVMASLAEREGLKGQVQCIYIDPPYGIKFNSNFQWSTTSRDVKDGKADHFSREPEQVKAFRDTWADGIHSYLTYLRDRLTVARDLLTESGSVFVQIGDENVHRVRALMDEVFGDENFVSQIAAAKTSGLAASSALASGHDFILHYAKHVDLVKFRPIYVDKLDETESSSEYFNVQLTSGERRRMSQEERTGQIEVNGRSYRVDNLTKPGPGAKYEFSFRGKNFSPKERWWGTTFAGMTRVAKADRLHQGGATISFVRYLDDFPVKPVNNYWRDVILSSRLEDKLYVVQTSIKLIQRCILMATDPGDLVLDPTCGSGTTAYAAEQWGRRWITIDTSRVALALARARIMGARYPWYLLADSREGQVKEGEVTRQVPADTPTYGRLRQGFVYKRVPHITLKSIANNAEIDTIWENYQTRLEPLREALNAALGTAWEEWEIPREAKGDWPEAARTAHGQWWEARIARQREIDASIAAKADTEYLYDQPYEDKSRVRVAGPFTVESLSPHRVPVVDTDDSLFDELEAAEGRRQPGPVNETADFAQMVLDNLKRSGVQQAHKADKLVFSSISPWPGKFVCAAGVVRQASEGEGDTLADSPERRAAILVGPEYGTVARADLTAAAREAMEAGFDLLIAAAFNFDAHASEFTNMGALTVLQARINPDLHMPDLANTGAGNLFTVFGEPDIAVHDEGDGPDGTKMISIEVAGVDMYKGGQIESSDADDIAVWFVDTDYNYESFFVRHAYFPGANDPYKALKTTLKAEIDAEAWESLKRTRSRPFPRPAGGKVAVKVINHLGDEVMKVVGV is encoded by the coding sequence GTGGCCGATTGGTCCGACCTGATCGTCGAGGCGCCGCCGCTGTATATTCAGGAGAAGATCCACCCCAAGGCGCTGGTCGAGGATCTGAAGCGCGCCACCACGCGCAAGGCGGAACCGGAGGCCGCGCCCGATCTGTTCGCCGATTTCAACGGGATCGAACCGGATCAGCGCACCGAATTCTATGCCCATGACCAGCATTGGTCGAACCGCATGATCCTGGGCGATGGGCTGAAGGTCATGGCGAGCCTCGCCGAGCGCGAGGGACTGAAGGGGCAGGTGCAGTGCATCTATATCGACCCGCCCTATGGCATCAAATTCAATAGCAATTTCCAGTGGAGCACCACCAGCCGCGACGTGAAGGACGGCAAGGCCGATCATTTCAGCCGCGAGCCCGAACAGGTAAAGGCGTTCCGCGACACCTGGGCCGACGGCATCCACAGCTACCTCACCTATCTCCGCGACCGGCTGACCGTCGCGCGCGACCTACTGACCGAGTCAGGCTCCGTGTTCGTGCAGATTGGCGATGAAAATGTGCACCGCGTGCGGGCGCTGATGGATGAGGTGTTTGGGGATGAGAATTTTGTTAGCCAAATCGCTGCAGCGAAGACTTCGGGCCTAGCTGCCTCGTCTGCCCTTGCCTCGGGCCATGATTTTATACTTCATTATGCTAAACATGTCGACCTTGTGAAATTTCGTCCAATCTATGTGGATAAACTTGATGAGACAGAATCCTCATCAGAATATTTCAACGTTCAACTTACCTCCGGCGAGCGTCGGCGAATGTCTCAGGAGGAGCGGACTGGTCAAATCGAAGTGAATGGCCGATCTTATCGGGTTGATAATCTGACGAAGCCGGGTCCAGGCGCAAAATATGAGTTCTCGTTCCGCGGGAAAAATTTCAGCCCAAAGGAGCGATGGTGGGGAACGACATTCGCGGGAATGACGAGAGTTGCCAAGGCTGATCGCTTACATCAAGGCGGTGCCACAATAAGTTTCGTTCGATACCTTGATGACTTTCCTGTTAAACCAGTGAATAACTACTGGCGGGACGTTATTCTATCTAGCCGACTGGAGGATAAACTATACGTCGTTCAAACGTCGATTAAGCTTATTCAGCGCTGCATATTGATGGCGACCGATCCTGGTGATCTCGTCCTTGATCCAACCTGCGGTTCGGGCACCACTGCCTATGCAGCCGAGCAATGGGGCCGCCGCTGGATCACGATCGACACCAGCCGCGTCGCGCTGGCGCTCGCCCGCGCGCGGATCATGGGGGCTCGCTATCCCTGGTATCTGCTCGCGGACTCACGGGAAGGGCAGGTGAAGGAGGGCGAGGTGACGCGGCAAGTCCCCGCCGACACGCCCACCTATGGCCGGCTGCGCCAGGGCTTTGTCTACAAGCGCGTGCCGCACATCACGCTCAAATCCATCGCCAACAATGCCGAGATCGACACGATCTGGGAAAACTATCAGACCAGGCTGGAGCCGCTGCGGGAGGCGCTGAACGCCGCGCTGGGGACTGCGTGGGAGGAATGGGAGATTCCGCGGGAGGCGAAGGGCGACTGGCCCGAAGCCGCGCGGACTGCGCATGGTCAGTGGTGGGAGGCGCGCATCGCCCGCCAGCGCGAGATCGACGCATCGATCGCGGCCAAGGCGGATACCGAATATCTCTATGACCAGCCCTATGAGGACAAGAGCCGCGTGCGCGTCGCCGGGCCGTTCACGGTCGAAAGCCTTTCGCCGCACCGTGTTCCCGTGGTCGATACCGACGACAGCCTGTTCGACGAGCTGGAGGCCGCCGAGGGGCGCCGTCAGCCGGGGCCGGTCAATGAAACCGCCGACTTTGCGCAGATGGTGCTCGACAACCTCAAGCGATCGGGCGTGCAGCAGGCGCACAAAGCCGACAAGCTCGTTTTCTCCAGCATCTCGCCCTGGCCGGGCAAGTTCGTCTGTGCCGCCGGCGTGGTGCGGCAGGCGAGCGAGGGGGAGGGCGACACGCTGGCCGACAGCCCGGAACGGCGCGCAGCCATTCTGGTCGGGCCGGAATATGGCACCGTCGCCCGCGCCGACCTGACTGCCGCCGCGCGCGAGGCGATGGAGGCGGGCTTTGACCTGCTGATCGCCGCCGCGTTCAACTTTGACGCGCATGCCAGCGAGTTCACCAACATGGGCGCGCTCACCGTGCTTCAGGCGCGGATCAACCCCGACCTGCACATGCCGGACCTGGCCAATACCGGCGCCGGCAACCTGTTCACCGTCTTCGGCGAACCCGACATCGCGGTGCATGACGAGGGGGATGGCCCCGATGGCACGAAGATGATCTCGATCGAGGTCGCCGGGGTCGACATGTATAAGGGCGGGCAGATCGAAAGCTCGGATGCCGACGACATCGCCGTGTGGTTTGTCGATACGGACTATAACTACGAAAGCTTCTTCGTCCGCCACGCATACTTCCCCGGCGCCAACGACCCCTACAAGGCGCTGAAAACGACGCTGAAGGCGGAAATCGATGCCGAGGCATGGGAGTCGCTGAAACGCACCCGCTCACGCCCGTTCCCGCGCCCCGCGGGCGGCAAGGTGGCGGTGAAGGTGATCAATCACCTGGGGGATGAGGTGATGAAGGTAGTGGGGGTTTGA
- a CDS encoding DEAD/DEAH box helicase family protein has protein sequence MGRRRSDLTTPIPKPKKKTGKAAAMEDLYADAAGDVYDPTETINGIRSAVESWRALPETQWQVTPTTARLLRHWRTHDFAHQRPFFCQVEAVETVIWLTEVAPRSSAQGRRFWAHLEAANAAANPDLLRLALKLATGSGKTTVMAMLIAWQTLNAVRHPGAKKFSRGFLIVAPGITIKDRLRVLQPNDPESYYKGREIVPEDMVGDLGRAKIVITNYHAFKKKDEIPLNKVQQAALATNPRPESDGAMIRRVAGELMGMKNIVVLNDEAHHCYRERPPLPGEELKGDELAAAKEANEAARLWISGLEAVKRELGVSMVYDLSATPFFLRGSGYREGSLFGWVMSDFSLMDAIECGIVKLPRVPIMDNLPGGDTPMFRNLWDHVGKQLPKKGRASSKGLDPQKLPNELLTAIDALYGHYEKTRQLWVDANIGVDPVFIVVCNNTATSKLVHDYIAGYEIEDANGTIMPMKGKCPLFRNFDPDGVALPKMRTLLIDSMQLESGEAISAEFREAAAPEIARFKDELIQRTGDRAAAEKIDDATILREVMNTVGRKGALGEHIRCVVSVSMLTEGWDANTVTHVLGVRAFGTQLLCEQVIGRALRRQSYQLQADGHFAVEYADVLGIPFDFTAAPVVAPPNPPQNMVRVHAISPERDASEIRFPRVEGYRTELGQERITAEFTADSTLELTPEIVGATTTVNAGIIGEEANLTLDHLTDMRMASIQLRLAEWIVRRRMTPDGERPNTGLILQMKPIVRRWMAEHLVTKGGTQPAQLLYYNIADWVADRIMAAVTRAQGDSGRVIAMLDPYNREGSTRHVGFNTSRDVYETGERCHVSHAVLDSGWEGEMCRVLDRHPRVLAWVKNHNLGFEVPYSCGGEVRRYRPDFIVRVDDGRGADDPLNLVIETKGYRGEDAKDKAATMQTYWVPGVNALGTMGRWAFAEFTDVWTIESEFAAKITAWLDGVGEGSLKC, from the coding sequence GTGGGGCGCCGCCGTAGCGATCTTACTACGCCGATCCCCAAGCCGAAGAAAAAGACCGGCAAGGCTGCGGCGATGGAGGACCTCTACGCTGACGCTGCCGGTGACGTCTACGACCCGACTGAGACGATCAACGGTATACGATCTGCCGTCGAAAGCTGGCGCGCTCTGCCTGAAACGCAATGGCAGGTAACGCCCACCACCGCGCGGCTGCTGCGCCACTGGCGAACGCACGACTTCGCGCACCAGCGTCCGTTTTTCTGCCAGGTTGAAGCGGTGGAAACGGTCATCTGGCTGACCGAGGTGGCGCCGCGATCCTCCGCGCAGGGCCGGCGTTTCTGGGCGCATTTGGAGGCGGCCAATGCCGCTGCCAATCCCGATTTGCTACGCCTTGCGCTCAAGCTGGCGACGGGTTCGGGCAAGACGACCGTCATGGCGATGTTGATCGCCTGGCAGACGCTGAACGCCGTGCGCCACCCCGGCGCCAAAAAGTTTAGCCGCGGCTTCCTAATCGTGGCGCCGGGCATCACGATCAAGGATCGGCTGCGCGTCCTGCAGCCCAACGATCCTGAAAGCTATTACAAGGGTCGCGAAATCGTGCCCGAGGATATGGTCGGCGATCTGGGGCGCGCAAAGATCGTGATCACCAACTATCACGCCTTCAAGAAAAAGGATGAGATCCCGCTCAACAAGGTGCAGCAGGCTGCGCTCGCAACCAATCCGCGGCCCGAGAGCGATGGCGCGATGATCCGCCGCGTTGCGGGGGAGCTGATGGGGATGAAGAACATCGTCGTGCTGAACGACGAGGCGCATCACTGCTATCGCGAGCGGCCGCCGCTGCCTGGCGAGGAACTGAAGGGCGACGAGCTGGCCGCTGCCAAGGAGGCGAACGAGGCCGCGCGGCTGTGGATCAGCGGGCTGGAGGCGGTGAAGCGCGAGCTGGGCGTCAGCATGGTCTATGACCTGTCGGCCACGCCATTCTTCCTGCGCGGATCCGGCTATCGCGAGGGGTCGCTTTTTGGCTGGGTGATGAGCGATTTCAGCCTGATGGATGCGATCGAGTGCGGCATCGTCAAGCTGCCGCGTGTGCCGATCATGGATAACCTGCCCGGCGGCGACACGCCGATGTTCCGCAACCTATGGGACCATGTCGGCAAGCAGCTGCCCAAAAAGGGGCGGGCCAGCTCAAAGGGGCTTGATCCGCAAAAGCTGCCCAACGAGCTGTTGACCGCAATCGACGCCCTTTACGGGCATTACGAAAAGACGCGGCAGCTGTGGGTCGATGCGAATATTGGCGTCGATCCGGTGTTCATCGTGGTGTGCAACAACACCGCCACGTCGAAGCTGGTCCACGATTACATCGCCGGTTACGAAATCGAAGACGCCAACGGCACCATCATGCCGATGAAGGGCAAATGCCCGCTGTTCCGAAATTTCGACCCCGACGGCGTTGCACTGCCCAAGATGCGCACGCTGTTGATCGACAGCATGCAGTTGGAAAGCGGGGAGGCGATCAGCGCCGAGTTCCGCGAAGCAGCCGCCCCGGAGATCGCCCGGTTCAAGGACGAGCTGATCCAGCGCACCGGCGATCGTGCGGCGGCGGAGAAGATCGACGATGCAACGATCCTGCGCGAGGTGATGAATACCGTTGGGCGCAAGGGTGCGCTGGGCGAACATATCCGCTGCGTCGTTTCGGTTTCGATGCTGACCGAGGGGTGGGACGCCAACACCGTCACCCATGTGCTCGGCGTGCGCGCATTCGGCACGCAGTTGTTGTGCGAACAGGTGATCGGCCGCGCGTTGCGTCGGCAGAGTTACCAGCTGCAAGCGGACGGTCACTTTGCCGTCGAATATGCCGATGTGCTGGGCATCCCGTTCGATTTCACCGCCGCACCGGTGGTAGCGCCGCCCAACCCGCCGCAGAACATGGTCCGGGTCCACGCGATCAGCCCGGAGCGCGACGCATCGGAAATCCGCTTCCCCCGCGTCGAGGGTTATCGCACCGAATTGGGGCAGGAGCGGATCACGGCCGAGTTCACGGCCGACAGCACATTGGAGCTGACGCCGGAGATCGTCGGTGCGACCACCACGGTCAACGCGGGCATCATCGGCGAGGAAGCCAATCTGACGCTCGATCACCTTACGGACATGCGCATGGCGTCGATCCAGCTGCGGCTGGCGGAATGGATTGTGCGGCGGCGCATGACCCCGGATGGCGAGCGGCCGAACACCGGCCTGATCCTTCAGATGAAGCCGATCGTGCGCCGCTGGATGGCCGAGCATCTGGTGACCAAGGGCGGCACGCAGCCGGCGCAGTTGCTCTACTACAACATTGCCGATTGGGTGGCTGATCGGATCATGGCGGCGGTCACGCGGGCACAGGGCGACAGTGGCCGCGTGATCGCCATGCTCGATCCCTATAACCGAGAGGGCAGCACGCGCCATGTCGGCTTCAATACCAGCCGCGATGTGTATGAGACGGGCGAGCGCTGCCATGTCAGCCACGCCGTTCTGGACAGCGGGTGGGAGGGCGAGATGTGCCGCGTGCTCGACCGGCACCCGCGCGTCCTCGCCTGGGTCAAGAACCACAATCTGGGGTTCGAAGTGCCGTATAGCTGCGGCGGCGAAGTGCGGCGCTATCGCCCCGATTTCATCGTGCGGGTGGATGACGGGCGCGGGGCGGACGATCCGCTGAACCTGGTAATCGAGACAAAGGGATATCGCGGGGAGGACGCGAAGGACAAGGCCGCGACGATGCAGACCTATTGGGTCCCCGGCGTCAATGCGCTGGGCACGATGGGCCGCTGGGCGTTCGCCGAGTTCACCGATGTGTGGACGATCGAGAGCGAATTTGCAGCGAAGATCACGGCGTGGCTGGATGGGGTTGGGGAAGGATCACTGAAATGCTGA
- a CDS encoding DUF3883 domain-containing protein, whose amino-acid sequence MSGDWTDDQNDAIVADYFEMLADDEAGRPYSKAEHNRRLQSQIGRPRGSIEYKHQNISAVLKGLGESWIPGYKPAFNFQKSLEDAVARWLVSHPSWITGESRPALMPIQSRVRSVAPLWIGPPPTHSNVPPPVELEQMTAIANKFDVAGRDARNRALGRAGEERVIAHERLILMSANRSDLAKRVRWVSNEDGDGAGYDVESFEIDGRARLIEVKTTNGWERTPFYVSRNELAVAESRRSEWCLVRIWNFAREPRAFEIRPPLSAHVALTPTSFVASML is encoded by the coding sequence ATGAGCGGCGATTGGACCGATGATCAAAACGACGCGATCGTCGCGGACTATTTCGAAATGCTCGCCGACGACGAAGCCGGTCGCCCCTACTCCAAGGCGGAACATAATCGTCGGCTTCAGTCGCAGATCGGGCGACCGCGCGGCTCGATCGAATACAAGCACCAAAACATCAGCGCGGTGCTCAAGGGACTCGGGGAAAGCTGGATTCCAGGATACAAGCCGGCTTTCAATTTCCAAAAGTCACTAGAGGATGCTGTCGCACGCTGGCTTGTAAGCCACCCGTCATGGATTACCGGCGAAAGTCGCCCTGCCCTAATGCCGATTCAATCGCGCGTGCGAAGTGTTGCGCCCCTTTGGATTGGTCCACCACCAACTCACAGCAACGTCCCGCCTCCTGTAGAGCTGGAACAGATGACCGCGATTGCCAACAAGTTTGACGTCGCAGGCCGTGATGCGCGCAACCGTGCGCTTGGTCGCGCCGGTGAGGAAAGGGTAATCGCCCATGAGCGCTTGATCCTAATGAGTGCTAACCGCTCCGACCTTGCCAAACGTGTGCGCTGGGTTTCCAATGAAGATGGCGACGGGGCCGGCTATGATGTCGAAAGCTTCGAGATCGATGGTCGCGCTCGTCTGATCGAAGTGAAGACGACCAACGGCTGGGAGCGCACGCCTTTCTACGTCAGCCGCAACGAACTGGCAGTAGCAGAGAGTAGGCGCTCCGAATGGTGCCTCGTGCGCATTTGGAATTTCGCGCGCGAACCGCGAGCCTTCGAGATACGACCGCCGTTGAGTGCGCACGTTGCGCTAACGCCAACAAGCTTTGTGGCGAGCATGCTTTGA
- a CDS encoding polysaccharide deacetylase family protein yields the protein MDGPPPPVDQPEPYRPSAPDRAALLRLPRAFGTRFALFVDTEEEFDWGAPLSSANRSVGAIAGLPDAHRRFADRGVPVTYLIDHPVADDPRAVDILSSVIADGRSAIGAQLHPWVNPPFDEAVSARNSFLGNLPPALQAAKIAALTDRIHAAFGHRPHVFRAGRYGLGSDTLPLIAAAGYRIDSSMRSRYDYSGEGGPDFRAISNHPFRTGAPGLIELPLTTVFVGGLGARGRRLQRVLARVPLARGVLARAGLLRRIALTPEDMPIADALEAVRVAVDHGVRLLNFSFHSPSLVPGHTPYVRDAADLAAFHAWWAAMFDLLERLGVAPIGEAELIATMDAMR from the coding sequence GTGGACGGTCCTCCACCCCCGGTCGATCAACCCGAACCCTATCGCCCGTCCGCGCCGGACCGGGCGGCGCTGTTGCGGCTGCCCCGCGCATTCGGCACGCGCTTTGCCCTGTTCGTCGATACCGAGGAGGAGTTTGATTGGGGCGCGCCGCTGTCCAGTGCCAACCGGTCGGTCGGGGCGATCGCCGGGCTGCCCGATGCGCATCGCCGGTTTGCCGATCGCGGCGTGCCCGTCACCTATCTGATCGACCATCCGGTTGCCGACGATCCCCGCGCGGTCGACATTCTGAGCAGCGTGATTGCCGATGGACGATCCGCGATCGGGGCACAGCTTCACCCCTGGGTTAACCCGCCCTTTGACGAGGCGGTCAGCGCCCGCAACAGCTTTCTGGGCAATCTGCCCCCCGCGCTTCAGGCGGCAAAGATCGCGGCGCTGACCGACCGTATCCATGCCGCATTCGGCCACCGCCCGCACGTGTTCCGGGCCGGGCGCTATGGGCTGGGGTCGGATACGCTGCCGCTGATTGCCGCCGCCGGCTATCGCATCGATAGCTCGATGCGCTCGCGCTATGATTATTCGGGCGAGGGCGGGCCGGATTTTCGTGCCATTTCCAACCATCCGTTCCGCACCGGCGCGCCGGGCCTGATCGAACTGCCGCTGACCACGGTGTTTGTCGGTGGCTTGGGCGCGCGGGGCCGCCGGTTGCAGCGGGTGCTGGCACGGGTGCCGCTGGCGCGCGGCGTGCTGGCGCGGGCGGGGCTACTGCGCCGGATTGCCCTGACGCCGGAAGATATGCCGATTGCCGATGCGCTGGAGGCGGTGCGGGTGGCGGTGGATCACGGCGTGCGGCTGCTCAATTTTTCATTCCACTCGCCATCGCTGGTGCCGGGGCATACCCCCTATGTCCGCGATGCCGCCGACCTTGCCGCCTTTCACGCATGGTGGGCGGCGATGTTCGACCTACTTGAGCGGCTGGGCGTTGCGCCCATCGGCGAGGCGGAGCTGATCGCGACGATGGATGCGATGCGCTGA
- a CDS encoding histidine kinase dimerization/phospho-acceptor domain-containing protein codes for MRFDDTLTTVLAADWSTPTARSAAWRQLVDLIGRGRAPADAAVLDRLSTIRDQVPLGVRVASASGLSHARPPAGLVRLLCSDDPAVALPVLRAAQLTDAEWTDLLPMLGGSGRAVLRHRRDLSAAVQRALAAFGPADFVLDDRRPADLREAAMNAELVETPVTPLTEIETAPTPVEAEAEPPATPAPVAGAPATPFQSLASVAMGIPVVAEAMRRAREQGASADPQPTPIADWFAPAADPAPTPPIAAPDGPFRIADVVALIDAHQRRQAPSEPEPGISHGAPVPSGFRFETDANGVIRVVEGVNRAPLIGLSLSQVGGSGDTGFDASAAGAWRKRSSFRNSRLFVAGSSDAAGHWLVSAMPIFDPVAGRFTGFAGGARRPRADERAEPADAPMSPADVEMLRELVHELRTPAGAITGFAELIESEMLGPVPPVYRERAGEIRQQARELIGIIDDLDLSARIEGQALQLYPGAVALGPMLQGIAADLAPLADLRGTRIELGGMDGLVDADRRAVERLLARLAATLVAHGGPGEVIRIDQIAVATGRIALRFTRPAALAVEPEALAAAEADGADDLTPLGTRFTLRLVSRLSGELGGALVIDADSLTLGLPAADDPGMERTAHP; via the coding sequence TTGCGCTTTGACGATACGCTGACGACGGTGCTTGCCGCAGACTGGTCGACGCCCACGGCGCGATCGGCGGCATGGCGTCAGCTCGTTGACCTGATCGGTCGCGGGCGCGCGCCCGCCGATGCGGCCGTGCTGGACCGCCTGTCCACCATCCGGGATCAGGTGCCGCTGGGCGTCCGTGTGGCCAGTGCCAGCGGCCTTTCCCATGCCCGGCCGCCTGCGGGTCTGGTCCGGCTGCTGTGCAGCGACGATCCGGCGGTTGCGCTGCCCGTGCTGCGTGCGGCCCAGTTGACCGATGCGGAATGGACCGATCTGTTGCCGATGCTGGGCGGTTCGGGCCGGGCCGTGCTGCGGCACCGCCGCGACCTGTCCGCCGCTGTCCAGCGTGCGCTTGCCGCCTTTGGCCCGGCCGATTTCGTACTGGATGACCGCCGCCCGGCCGATCTGCGCGAAGCGGCGATGAATGCCGAGCTTGTCGAGACGCCGGTCACACCGCTGACCGAGATCGAAACCGCCCCAACGCCGGTGGAAGCCGAGGCCGAGCCGCCTGCCACACCTGCACCTGTGGCCGGTGCGCCCGCGACGCCGTTCCAGTCGCTGGCCAGCGTCGCGATGGGTATCCCCGTCGTAGCGGAAGCGATGCGGCGCGCCCGGGAACAGGGCGCATCCGCCGATCCGCAGCCGACGCCGATTGCGGACTGGTTCGCGCCGGCCGCCGATCCTGCACCGACCCCGCCCATTGCCGCCCCGGACGGCCCGTTCCGCATTGCCGATGTCGTCGCCCTGATCGACGCGCATCAGCGGCGTCAGGCACCGTCCGAACCGGAACCGGGCATCAGCCATGGCGCGCCCGTGCCATCGGGTTTCCGGTTCGAAACCGATGCCAATGGCGTGATCCGGGTGGTGGAAGGTGTCAATCGCGCGCCGCTGATCGGCCTGTCGCTCAGTCAGGTGGGCGGATCGGGCGATACCGGGTTCGACGCCAGCGCCGCCGGTGCATGGCGCAAACGGTCCAGCTTTCGCAACAGCCGCCTGTTCGTTGCCGGGTCCAGCGATGCCGCCGGGCACTGGCTGGTATCGGCCATGCCGATTTTCGATCCCGTCGCGGGCCGATTCACCGGCTTTGCGGGCGGCGCGCGGCGGCCGCGGGCGGATGAGCGGGCAGAGCCCGCCGATGCCCCGATGTCGCCGGCGGATGTCGAGATGCTGCGCGAACTGGTCCATGAACTGCGCACGCCGGCGGGGGCGATCACCGGCTTTGCCGAATTGATCGAAAGCGAGATGCTTGGCCCCGTGCCGCCCGTCTATCGCGAACGGGCAGGGGAAATCCGGCAACAGGCCCGCGAACTGATCGGCATCATCGACGATCTGGACCTGTCTGCCCGGATCGAGGGACAGGCGCTGCAACTTTATCCCGGCGCGGTCGCGCTTGGTCCGATGTTGCAGGGTATTGCCGCCGATCTGGCCCCGCTGGCCGATTTGCGCGGGACGCGGATCGAGCTGGGCGGGATGGACGGTCTTGTCGATGCTGATCGCCGCGCGGTTGAACGGCTGCTTGCCCGGCTGGCCGCGACGCTGGTCGCGCATGGCGGCCCCGGCGAGGTGATCCGCATCGATCAGATCGCGGTGGCGACGGGCCGCATTGCGCTCCGCTTTACCCGCCCTGCCGCCCTGGCCGTGGAGCCGGAGGCGCTGGCGGCGGCAGAGGCCGATGGCGCGGACGACCTGACCCCGCTGGGCACGCGCTTTACCCTGCGGCTCGTCTCCCGCCTGTCCGGTGAACTGGGCGGCGCGCTGGTTATCGATGCCGACAGCTTGACACTCGGCCTGCCTGCGGCGGATGATCCGGGGATGGAGCGGACGGCGCATCCCTGA
- a CDS encoding Lrp/AsnC family transcriptional regulator — protein sequence MAFDRIDRQIMALLQEQGRMTNVELAERVGLTAPPCLRRVRALEEAGVIRGYHAELDPVALGHPITVFALVSLRSQAESDLAAFEQHIAAIPEVRECHMLNGEIDFILKIVATDLKGFQELLTTRLTTAPNVTSVKTSLTIRTSKHLPGIPV from the coding sequence ATGGCGTTCGACCGGATCGACCGGCAGATCATGGCGTTGCTGCAGGAACAGGGCCGAATGACCAATGTCGAACTGGCCGAACGGGTCGGGCTGACGGCACCGCCCTGCCTGCGCCGCGTGCGCGCGCTGGAGGAAGCGGGCGTCATCCGGGGCTATCATGCCGAACTGGATCCGGTGGCACTTGGTCATCCGATCACCGTGTTCGCACTGGTCAGCCTGCGCAGCCAGGCCGAATCCGATCTGGCCGCGTTCGAACAGCATATCGCCGCCATTCCCGAAGTGCGCGAATGCCATATGCTGAATGGCGAAATCGACTTCATCCTGAAAATCGTGGCGACGGACCTGAAGGGGTTTCAGGAATTGCTGACCACCCGGCTGACGACCGCGCCCAATGTGACCAGCGTCAAGACGTCGCTGACCATCCGCACGTCCAAGCATCTGCCCGGCATTCCGGTCTAG
- the yaaA gene encoding peroxide stress protein YaaA — protein sequence MLAMISPAKTLDFDSPLPHPATTRPVFAEQAEVTARGAARLGAPKLGALMHISDKLARLNAERFRDFADAPERPALFAFAGDVYRGFEAKSLEPEAVGFAQDHVRILSGLYGLLRPLDAMRPYRLEMGTRWAPGRSKDLYALWGDRVAEQIAADAAAVDSDVVLNLASQEYWKVAEGRLPGHLRVITVDFREDGPDGPRFISFNAKVARGLMARWMCEHRITDADALKSFDLDGYRFVAGDSSDDVWRFQRTRRAEAA from the coding sequence ATGCTTGCCATGATTTCCCCCGCCAAGACGCTGGATTTCGACAGCCCCCTGCCCCACCCCGCCACGACCCGCCCGGTCTTTGCCGAACAGGCAGAGGTGACGGCGCGCGGCGCGGCCCGGCTGGGCGCGCCGAAACTGGGCGCGCTGATGCACATTTCCGACAAGCTGGCCCGGCTGAACGCCGAACGGTTCCGCGACTTTGCCGACGCACCGGAGCGTCCCGCGCTGTTTGCCTTTGCCGGCGATGTCTATCGCGGGTTCGAGGCGAAGTCGCTGGAGCCGGAGGCGGTCGGCTTTGCCCAGGATCATGTCCGCATCCTGTCCGGTCTGTACGGCCTGCTGCGCCCGCTGGATGCGATGCGGCCCTATCGCCTCGAAATGGGCACCCGCTGGGCGCCGGGCCGGTCAAAGGACCTTTATGCCCTGTGGGGCGACCGCGTGGCGGAACAGATCGCCGCGGACGCAGCGGCGGTGGACAGCGATGTGGTGCTCAACCTCGCCAGCCAGGAATATTGGAAAGTGGCCGAGGGGCGCCTGCCCGGCCATCTGCGCGTTATCACCGTGGATTTCCGGGAAGACGGCCCGGACGGCCCGCGCTTCATCAGCTTCAATGCAAAGGTCGCACGCGGCCTGATGGCCCGCTGGATGTGCGAACATCGCATCACCGATGCCGATGCGCTGAAATCCTTTGACCTTGACGGGTATCGCTTCGTCGCCGGCGACAGCAGCGACGATGTTTGGCGGTTCCAGCGCACGCGCCGGGCAGAGGCGGCATGA